In Fibrobacter sp. UWB15, one genomic interval encodes:
- a CDS encoding aminotransferase class V-fold PLP-dependent enzyme, producing MIDAEKIRNEFPMLVAGDKDAKPLAFLDSTATTQKPDCVIDVMNDFYREHYSSVKRGVYRLSARTTEAFEATRKNVAKFINAKTEDEIVFTRGTTESINLVAWSYGRKFFEAGDEILISGLEHHANIVSWQIVAEMKGAKIKVIPVLDSGDLDLSKLPELLNARTKMVAVTHVSNSVGTVNPIAEIIATVRKLAPQAKILIDAAQSSSHIKIDVQKLDSDFLAFSGHKMYGPTGVGVLYGKYNVLDSMPPWHGGGEMIKNVTFEKTTYADVPARFEAGTPMIAEVIGLGKAIEWINAVGIENIRKHEEEITQYALEQLATIPQVKVLGNPKERGALISVTLDGIAVSDAAMILDEENVAVRSGHHCAQPVMDRFGVDATLRLSFGAYTLKRDIDRFIAGIKRVLRLFG from the coding sequence ATGATTGATGCTGAAAAAATCCGCAACGAATTCCCGATGCTTGTCGCAGGTGATAAGGATGCAAAGCCTCTCGCCTTCTTGGACAGCACGGCCACCACGCAAAAGCCCGACTGCGTAATCGACGTGATGAACGACTTTTACCGCGAGCACTACAGTTCCGTAAAGCGCGGCGTGTACCGCCTGAGCGCTCGCACCACCGAAGCATTCGAAGCCACCCGCAAGAACGTGGCCAAGTTCATTAACGCCAAAACCGAAGACGAAATCGTATTCACCCGCGGCACCACCGAAAGCATCAATCTGGTGGCGTGGAGTTACGGTCGCAAGTTCTTCGAAGCGGGCGACGAAATTCTGATTAGCGGACTCGAGCATCACGCCAACATCGTGAGCTGGCAAATTGTCGCCGAAATGAAGGGCGCCAAGATTAAGGTCATCCCGGTTCTCGACAGCGGCGATTTGGACTTGAGCAAGCTTCCCGAACTTTTGAATGCGCGCACCAAGATGGTCGCCGTCACCCACGTGAGCAATTCCGTCGGTACCGTGAACCCGATTGCAGAAATTATCGCGACCGTTCGCAAGCTCGCCCCGCAAGCAAAGATTTTGATTGATGCCGCCCAGAGTTCAAGCCACATCAAGATTGACGTGCAAAAGCTGGACAGCGATTTCCTCGCCTTCAGCGGACACAAGATGTACGGCCCCACCGGCGTGGGCGTACTCTACGGCAAGTACAACGTTCTCGACAGCATGCCCCCCTGGCACGGCGGCGGCGAAATGATCAAGAACGTGACCTTCGAAAAGACGACTTACGCCGATGTTCCCGCCCGCTTTGAAGCAGGCACGCCCATGATCGCCGAAGTCATCGGCCTTGGCAAGGCCATCGAATGGATTAATGCGGTCGGCATCGAAAACATCCGCAAGCACGAAGAAGAAATTACGCAGTACGCCTTGGAACAGCTTGCCACTATCCCGCAGGTGAAAGTTCTCGGAAACCCGAAGGAACGTGGAGCACTCATCAGCGTAACACTCGACGGCATCGCCGTAAGTGACGCCGCCATGATCCTCGACGAAGAAAACGTGGCCGTCCGCAGCGGGCACCACTGCGCCCAACCTGTGATGGACCGCTTCGGCGTCGACGCCACGCTTCGTTTGAGCTTCGGCGCGTACACCCTGAAGCGCGACATCGACCGCTTTATCGCCGGCATCAAGCGCGTTCTCCGACTCTTCGGTTAA
- a CDS encoding YafY family protein yields MANQARGERMIQIFVYMMAHYNNRYSVTDIMQHLNFCEDDLRSIQRDMQALSNIGGGYINRIVESGKIYYKVALERANKLIFPEFGDTLLHFMFLQRIANIYPATSNLIEDLTKRITQDLPAKEQSTLAYYAKELNGRILFMGTPPSVDENVGKNLPIILDAIRKKQKVQITYTDNWGNTTNKPRIPLMVAINQGEIYIGCVSQHLPDKTYALKLRRIQSVKLLREQFAEDPKVVETLRKRIRTGTLLSGDQDQQEEKVVIYFPGYAKNFLQERPYHPSMKIKELDCGDIHVTMKVAVNGLLKQWVMYYGSIAEVLKPAKLRQMVLESAKDLVKLYERKST; encoded by the coding sequence ATGGCGAATCAGGCTCGTGGCGAACGAATGATACAGATATTCGTCTACATGATGGCGCACTACAACAACCGCTACAGTGTAACAGACATTATGCAACATCTGAACTTCTGCGAAGATGATTTGCGGAGCATTCAGCGTGATATGCAAGCGCTTTCCAATATAGGGGGAGGCTACATCAACCGTATTGTCGAAAGCGGCAAAATCTATTACAAGGTGGCGCTTGAACGCGCGAATAAGCTCATATTTCCTGAATTCGGCGATACACTACTGCACTTCATGTTTCTGCAGCGCATTGCAAACATCTATCCGGCAACCTCGAACCTTATCGAAGACTTGACCAAGAGAATCACGCAGGACTTGCCCGCCAAGGAACAATCGACTTTAGCATATTACGCGAAGGAATTGAATGGACGCATCCTATTCATGGGTACGCCACCGAGCGTTGACGAAAACGTAGGCAAGAATCTGCCAATCATCCTCGATGCCATCCGCAAAAAACAGAAAGTACAAATCACCTACACCGACAACTGGGGCAACACAACCAACAAGCCTCGCATTCCACTGATGGTCGCCATCAATCAGGGCGAAATCTACATCGGCTGCGTATCGCAACACCTCCCCGACAAAACATACGCCCTCAAGCTCCGCCGCATCCAATCCGTAAAGCTTTTACGTGAACAATTCGCCGAAGACCCGAAAGTCGTTGAGACGCTCCGCAAGCGCATCCGCACAGGCACGCTGCTTTCGGGCGATCAGGACCAACAAGAAGAAAAAGTCGTCATCTATTTCCCAGGATACGCCAAGAACTTTCTACAAGAACGTCCCTATCACCCCAGCATGAAAATCAAGGAACTGGATTGTGGCGACATCCACGTGACCATGAAGGTCGCCGTCAACGGCCTGCTCAAGCAATGGGTCATGTACTACGGTTCCATTGCCGAAGTGCTAAAGCCCGCTAAGCTCCGCCAAATGGTACTTGAAAGTGCTAAAGACTTGGTGAAACTGTACGAAAGGAAGTCTACTTAA
- a CDS encoding AAA family ATPase — protein sequence MQLHYQNSAENYFGNALNRLEGESPAAKAESRTSFIDLKIMEYWVRFMRAYPDGCCRSFCENYLPVRYYGEFADRVYEIRDQVDFSSTIKTSIDDKHYGVRELLEAYHETRNIRFAQQFFEIMAYLERANDCLRPIIVQMIENCVKEKLAKGCSHDDEALQRAFELKRLFHLSDEAVELVLYLWLRNHQRLYLRLENIRVKEGETFDPNERGAFSRIALLTGLDGATLQELCSKESPLLKFQLVQMEESFRNTDLRIKRKELYLADDVSNYLYGFSDMSQIMDFRPAAKPCVPYEQIVKTNPQASFVLQMLKSHQRGTPLNILFYGREGTGKTELAKAIAQELNVTLLSVGIGEESMSEESLLQTRLRSMLLADWECERSGGVILMDEADLVLNKAEKGLLNIIFESLKTPVIWITNNIAMIENSTRRRFDYSLEFFSFSKSERIAIWQSVLKTQQAESMMRSEEIECVAKEIPVMAGSATLAVRLAQRMQSQDMSPLNVVREVASSHAKLLGISTLPQESKPDYNLDCVRISSGDIRNIDYVVPMLKNFDARWKDSKATGRRENLNVFLYGPPGTGKSAFAKHVAHDILDREIIVKRASDILGCHVGESEHNVSAMFREAERSDAILFIDEADSFFENRGNAKNHWEVTLVNEFICQMDSFNGMLIAATNYENVLDWAIRRRFQLKLAFDYMDLPQISKTWTTFFGGHCPKEILRCDNVAISDFQNVRRKLEYVPDELRTKELILQNMLEELANKDDHQGRRLGL from the coding sequence ATGCAGTTACATTATCAGAATTCGGCAGAGAATTATTTCGGGAATGCGCTGAATCGGTTAGAAGGGGAGTCGCCTGCGGCGAAGGCGGAGTCGAGGACTTCTTTTATCGACTTGAAGATTATGGAATACTGGGTGCGCTTTATGCGGGCGTATCCGGATGGTTGCTGTCGCAGTTTTTGCGAGAATTATTTGCCGGTCCGTTATTATGGCGAATTTGCGGACCGTGTTTACGAGATTCGCGACCAGGTTGATTTTTCGAGTACTATCAAGACTTCGATTGATGACAAGCATTATGGGGTACGGGAGCTTTTGGAGGCGTATCACGAGACCAGGAATATTCGCTTTGCTCAGCAGTTTTTTGAGATCATGGCTTATTTGGAGCGGGCGAACGATTGTCTGCGGCCGATTATCGTGCAGATGATTGAAAATTGCGTGAAAGAAAAGCTGGCAAAAGGTTGCTCGCACGATGACGAAGCCTTGCAACGCGCTTTTGAGTTAAAGCGTCTTTTCCATTTGTCGGATGAGGCGGTGGAACTGGTGCTTTATTTGTGGCTTCGGAACCATCAGCGACTGTATTTGAGGTTAGAAAACATTCGGGTGAAAGAGGGGGAGACTTTTGACCCGAATGAGCGTGGAGCCTTTAGTCGAATTGCCTTGCTGACAGGACTTGATGGCGCAACGCTTCAGGAACTTTGTTCCAAGGAGAGTCCGCTTCTTAAGTTCCAGCTGGTCCAAATGGAAGAATCGTTCCGCAATACGGATTTGAGAATCAAACGCAAGGAATTGTACCTGGCAGATGATGTGAGCAATTATCTGTATGGATTCTCAGATATGTCGCAGATTATGGATTTCAGACCGGCAGCAAAACCGTGTGTCCCCTATGAGCAGATAGTCAAGACGAATCCGCAGGCGTCTTTTGTTTTACAGATGCTGAAATCGCACCAGAGGGGCACTCCACTGAACATCCTTTTTTATGGTCGCGAGGGTACGGGCAAGACGGAACTTGCCAAGGCGATTGCGCAAGAGTTGAATGTTACACTGCTTTCGGTGGGCATCGGTGAAGAATCGATGAGCGAGGAATCCCTTTTGCAGACGCGCTTGCGCTCGATGCTTTTGGCCGATTGGGAATGTGAGCGGAGTGGCGGCGTCATCTTGATGGATGAGGCAGACTTGGTCTTGAATAAGGCGGAAAAGGGATTGCTGAATATTATTTTCGAGAGCCTGAAAACGCCTGTCATCTGGATTACGAATAATATCGCGATGATTGAAAATAGTACCCGTCGCCGTTTCGATTATTCGCTAGAATTTTTCTCATTCAGCAAGAGTGAACGCATTGCGATTTGGCAGTCCGTTCTGAAAACACAACAGGCGGAATCGATGATGCGTAGCGAAGAAATCGAATGTGTCGCCAAGGAAATTCCGGTGATGGCAGGGAGCGCCACTTTGGCGGTTCGGCTTGCGCAACGGATGCAGTCTCAGGATATGTCGCCTTTAAATGTGGTTCGCGAAGTTGCGTCTTCGCATGCTAAACTTTTGGGTATATCAACTTTGCCACAGGAATCGAAGCCGGATTATAATCTGGATTGCGTCCGTATTTCGAGTGGAGATATTCGGAATATTGATTATGTCGTGCCGATGCTCAAGAATTTTGATGCCCGATGGAAAGATTCGAAGGCGACGGGTCGCAGGGAGAACTTGAATGTATTCCTGTATGGTCCTCCCGGTACGGGGAAATCGGCTTTTGCAAAGCATGTCGCGCATGACATTCTAGATCGCGAGATTATCGTGAAACGGGCAAGCGATATTCTGGGGTGCCATGTGGGTGAAAGTGAACATAATGTTAGCGCGATGTTCCGTGAAGCGGAACGGAGTGATGCGATTCTGTTTATCGACGAGGCGGACAGTTTCTTTGAAAATCGTGGCAACGCGAAAAATCATTGGGAAGTGACTCTGGTGAACGAGTTTATTTGCCAGATGGATTCCTTTAACGGAATGCTGATTGCTGCGACAAACTACGAGAATGTCTTGGATTGGGCGATTCGTAGACGCTTTCAGCTGAAGTTGGCGTTTGACTATATGGATCTGCCGCAAATTTCAAAAACTTGGACGACATTTTTCGGGGGACATTGCCCCAAGGAAATCCTTCGTTGCGATAATGTGGCAATTAGCGATTTTCAGAATGTTCGCCGCAAGCTAGAATATGTCCCTGATGAGCTGCGTACGAAAGAACTCATCTTGCAGAACATGCTCGAAGAACTCGCCAATAAAGACGACCATCAAGGCCGTAGGCTGGGGTTGTAG
- a CDS encoding DUF1232 domain-containing protein — protein sequence MDKEPEVMDMNGASPLQKGLAVFFVIMSLLYTVSPIDLAPDAIPVVGWLDDVGFLVTATMNAVQQFTKDQNSAMVKILKYAKWFMVIAVVITALLLGGLIAAIVALIMK from the coding sequence ATGGATAAAGAACCCGAAGTTATGGATATGAACGGCGCATCCCCTTTGCAAAAGGGGCTCGCCGTTTTCTTTGTCATCATGTCGCTTTTGTACACCGTGTCGCCCATTGACCTGGCGCCCGACGCAATACCCGTAGTTGGCTGGCTCGATGATGTCGGCTTCCTTGTGACAGCAACCATGAATGCGGTCCAGCAGTTCACAAAGGACCAAAATAGTGCCATGGTGAAAATCCTGAAATACGCCAAATGGTTTATGGTCATCGCCGTCGTAATCACCGCGCTGTTGCTCGGCGGTTTGATTGCTGCGATTGTGGCGCTGATTATGAAATAA
- a CDS encoding DUF262 domain-containing protein has translation MVENKIELKSVKELLGMKFFIPSYQRGYRWTDQQVKDLLNDLWEFADKKNKDYEFYCVQPLVVREMSSEEKKINNIAIDEVWYEVIDGQQRLTTMYIILKKVKKVLELLKMSTGCYQFKYQREPSDSSIVSFLEKIADVHEECNSYIDFHYMSRAAIVVEQWLENSDVNMADFCKALLTYKLDGKEPQCDKANNVRFIWYESVEENPIKVFTRLNIGKIPLTNAELIKALFLNSSNFDKNEVNHLKLRQQEMASEWDNIEYTLQNDEFWLFLNEKGYNPQTRIDLIFKLICDQNKFGLDEKQLKEIGDDEYRTFRYFYELFKEKKKNIDACWKCVKDYFRIFSEWYNDLEIYHYVGFLIACKEGSLETFVKLWEGASDKKSFEGKLKDRIQNIIEKCPPLDAQYKEDGSDKRKCKPILLFHNIQTVINQNANNLKNDKYQMGVFYKFPFHLFKLEEWDVEHINSNTTNPENDVETQKEWLLNVYLGADSGTQESIKKYFEVDEDEKRKIFESVKKMFPEKNDWSIQEKNRIWNYTLLDSGTNRGYGNAIFSGKRRVIIGKDKGKLIPIPEFDGNGKIQIGEEKNAKSSFVPLCTKHVFMKYYSTTMNDPNYWTKNDAEGYLNSLEECLNELGE, from the coding sequence ATGGTAGAAAATAAAATCGAATTAAAATCTGTAAAAGAGCTTCTTGGAATGAAGTTCTTTATTCCGAGTTATCAGCGCGGTTATCGTTGGACGGATCAGCAGGTCAAAGATTTGCTTAACGATTTGTGGGAGTTTGCAGACAAAAAGAATAAAGATTATGAATTTTATTGTGTTCAGCCGCTTGTTGTGAGAGAAATGTCAAGTGAAGAAAAGAAAATCAATAATATTGCGATAGATGAAGTTTGGTATGAGGTAATCGATGGTCAGCAACGCCTGACTACAATGTATATCATACTGAAAAAAGTAAAAAAAGTCCTTGAGCTTTTAAAGATGTCAACAGGATGTTATCAATTTAAATATCAGCGTGAACCAAGTGATTCGTCAATAGTATCTTTTCTTGAAAAGATAGCGGATGTGCACGAAGAATGTAATTCATATATTGATTTTCATTATATGAGCCGTGCAGCGATTGTTGTTGAACAATGGCTTGAAAACAGCGATGTAAACATGGCAGATTTTTGTAAAGCGCTGCTTACATATAAATTGGATGGCAAAGAACCGCAATGTGATAAAGCTAATAATGTTAGGTTTATTTGGTATGAATCGGTTGAGGAAAATCCGATAAAAGTGTTTACTCGCTTGAATATTGGCAAGATTCCGTTGACAAATGCAGAACTAATTAAAGCTTTATTTTTGAATAGTTCTAATTTTGATAAGAACGAAGTAAATCATTTGAAATTAAGGCAGCAGGAGATGGCGAGTGAGTGGGATAATATTGAATACACTCTGCAAAATGACGAATTTTGGCTTTTCTTGAATGAAAAGGGATATAATCCGCAAACACGAATAGATTTAATTTTTAAGTTGATTTGTGATCAAAACAAATTTGGCTTAGATGAAAAGCAATTGAAGGAAATAGGGGATGATGAATACAGAACATTTCGCTATTTCTATGAATTGTTTAAGGAAAAAAAGAAAAACATTGATGCGTGTTGGAAATGCGTAAAAGATTATTTTAGAATTTTTTCTGAATGGTATAATGATTTGGAAATATATCATTATGTCGGTTTTTTAATTGCTTGTAAAGAAGGCTCTTTAGAAACATTTGTAAAACTATGGGAGGGAGCTTCTGATAAGAAATCGTTTGAAGGAAAACTGAAAGACCGTATACAGAATATAATTGAAAAATGTCCTCCTTTAGATGCGCAATATAAAGAAGATGGAAGCGATAAACGAAAGTGTAAACCAATTTTATTGTTTCATAACATCCAAACAGTCATTAATCAAAATGCAAATAATTTGAAAAACGATAAATACCAAATGGGGGTGTTTTATAAGTTCCCGTTCCATTTGTTTAAACTGGAAGAGTGGGATGTTGAACATATAAACTCGAATACAACAAATCCAGAGAATGATGTTGAAACGCAAAAAGAATGGTTGCTAAATGTGTACTTGGGTGCGGATAGTGGAACTCAAGAAAGTATAAAAAAATATTTTGAAGTTGATGAAGATGAGAAAAGAAAGATATTTGAATCTGTAAAAAAAATGTTCCCTGAAAAGAATGATTGGTCGATACAAGAAAAAAATAGAATCTGGAACTATACTCTTTTGGATTCAGGGACAAATCGTGGGTATGGAAATGCTATTTTTTCAGGGAAAAGACGTGTTATTATTGGTAAAGATAAAGGCAAATTGATTCCAATTCCTGAATTTGATGGCAATGGGAAAATTCAGATAGGTGAAGAAAAAAATGCAAAATCATCATTTGTTCCTTTATGTACTAAACATGTTTTCATGAAATATTATTCTACAACAATGAATGATCCAAACTATTGGACGAAAAATGATGCGGAAGGTTATTTGAACAGTCTTGAGGAATGCTTAAACGAGTTGGGGGAATAA
- a CDS encoding DUF262 domain-containing protein: protein MENTTTFWNFIKNNEIEIPIIQRDYAQGRIGKENLRKTFLNDLKKALDDERNELKLDFVYSSEGSRLNPLDGQQRLTTLWLLHWYIALMAGVLKDENCKILNRFTYETRISSREFCRSLCNSNFFSKYKDGSIVDFIEKQTWFYSAWKLDPTIQSMLRMLGRNVSQNTDAFDCIENIFKDTDDEKFLLYWKCLTEQKKIVFSHLPLKDFGLSDDLYIKMNARGKQLTNFENFKADMIGYIKNQSKLSSNKDRWSRMLDPEQGIPIKMDTMWINVFWDKRSKKNEVDDIYLAFINRFFWNELIIAKYDDRKPVLLVGKGEIDGKVIRQRENVNKSYKYLNNENELYSLFEPYEYYDKSIPIECFEKLEVILDKIVLLKKTGQIKDFEENILCGWDDSFRFIPEYKKDVKDDVQIVKITDKITTLSQVHRVVFSAICKYFIDGDYEPTTLRRWMRFVWNLVSGIQMDGDPQIRSTEAIRAAIEAIQTIDSHNVYESLKKCPKCNNLVSRRFYEECEKAKQILDENGNARKYDGVCKRQNGTGYQNWEEVITDAEKYAFFRGSIKFLFLNGQGSVDWTNYDLKWNRIKILFDEKENASAVEKNTDLLKMFLEKISDFNDLTYVCFNASIPTWLITILLNDKVVGSVDRFLMNLECDRTSWNDEKRNVFKDVEEILSGVKDRYQLDKDGDNYLLKIAGRGNGQEWKKFYIGNNRNKVVAKFYGGKINSNPQQQEKIYTDQKIDGCDFFWGTDIKFKYKNRFFKWLLNDDVCVLENDESIGKKFHYSDGLDLLKELDAIIVQ, encoded by the coding sequence ATGGAAAATACAACTACATTTTGGAATTTTATAAAAAATAATGAAATAGAAATTCCTATAATTCAACGAGATTATGCTCAAGGTCGAATAGGTAAAGAAAATTTACGCAAAACTTTCTTGAATGATTTAAAAAAAGCGTTGGATGATGAACGAAATGAATTAAAATTAGATTTCGTTTACAGTTCGGAAGGATCCAGGTTGAATCCGCTTGATGGACAACAACGTCTTACAACGTTATGGCTTTTGCATTGGTATATTGCGTTGATGGCAGGAGTGTTAAAGGATGAAAATTGTAAAATATTGAATCGATTTACCTATGAAACGAGAATATCTTCGCGTGAATTCTGCCGGAGTTTGTGTAATTCTAATTTCTTCTCTAAATATAAAGACGGGAGTATAGTTGATTTTATAGAAAAACAAACGTGGTTCTATTCTGCGTGGAAACTGGATCCCACAATACAGTCTATGTTGAGAATGCTTGGAAGAAACGTCTCTCAGAATACTGATGCTTTTGATTGTATTGAAAATATTTTTAAAGATACAGATGATGAAAAATTCTTGTTGTATTGGAAGTGTTTGACCGAACAAAAGAAAATAGTTTTCTCTCATTTACCTCTTAAGGATTTTGGTCTTTCTGACGACTTGTATATTAAAATGAATGCTAGAGGTAAACAACTAACAAATTTTGAGAATTTTAAAGCAGATATGATTGGTTATATAAAGAATCAATCGAAACTCAGTTCAAATAAAGATCGTTGGAGTCGAATGCTTGATCCCGAGCAAGGTATTCCCATAAAAATGGATACGATGTGGATAAATGTTTTTTGGGATAAAAGGTCAAAGAAAAATGAAGTAGATGATATATATTTAGCCTTCATCAATAGATTCTTTTGGAATGAACTTATTATTGCCAAATATGATGATAGAAAACCCGTTTTATTGGTCGGTAAGGGAGAGATAGATGGTAAGGTAATTCGCCAACGAGAAAATGTAAATAAATCATACAAATACTTAAACAATGAGAATGAGTTATATTCGTTATTTGAACCGTATGAATATTACGATAAATCAATTCCAATTGAATGCTTTGAAAAATTAGAAGTTATATTGGACAAGATTGTTCTTTTGAAAAAAACTGGTCAAATAAAAGATTTTGAAGAAAACATTTTGTGTGGATGGGATGATAGCTTTAGGTTTATTCCTGAGTATAAAAAAGATGTAAAAGATGATGTGCAAATTGTGAAAATAACTGATAAAATTACAACGTTAAGTCAGGTTCACCGTGTAGTTTTTTCGGCGATTTGTAAATATTTTATAGATGGCGATTATGAACCTACAACCCTCCGCCGTTGGATGCGTTTTGTCTGGAATCTTGTGTCGGGCATACAAATGGATGGAGATCCCCAGATTAGAAGTACGGAAGCAATAAGGGCGGCTATAGAAGCAATTCAAACTATAGATAGCCATAATGTGTATGAATCGTTGAAAAAATGTCCAAAATGCAATAATCTTGTTTCAAGAAGATTTTACGAAGAATGTGAAAAGGCTAAACAAATTCTGGATGAAAATGGAAATGCGCGGAAATATGATGGTGTTTGTAAACGCCAGAATGGTACCGGCTATCAGAATTGGGAAGAAGTGATTACGGATGCTGAAAAGTACGCCTTTTTTAGAGGCTCTATAAAATTTTTGTTCCTTAATGGACAAGGCTCCGTGGATTGGACGAATTATGATTTAAAGTGGAATCGGATTAAGATTCTTTTTGATGAAAAAGAAAACGCTAGTGCGGTTGAAAAGAATACGGATTTGCTTAAAATGTTTTTAGAAAAAATATCTGATTTCAATGATTTGACCTATGTTTGTTTTAATGCGTCTATTCCAACATGGCTGATTACGATTTTATTGAATGATAAAGTAGTTGGAAGTGTTGATAGATTTTTGATGAATTTAGAATGTGACCGAACATCTTGGAATGATGAGAAAAGAAATGTGTTCAAGGATGTAGAAGAAATTCTTTCAGGTGTGAAAGATAGGTATCAATTAGATAAAGATGGTGATAACTATTTGTTGAAAATAGCCGGTCGTGGAAATGGACAAGAATGGAAAAAGTTTTACATTGGGAATAATCGAAATAAAGTTGTTGCTAAGTTCTATGGTGGAAAAATAAATTCCAATCCTCAGCAACAAGAAAAAATATATACAGATCAAAAAATAGATGGTTGCGATTTCTTTTGGGGCACAGACATAAAATTCAAATACAAAAATAGATTTTTTAAGTGGTTGCTAAATGACGATGTGTGCGTGTTGGAAAATGATGAAAGCATTGGGAAAAAATTTCATTATTCGGATGGGCTAGACCTTTTAAAGGAACTTGATGCCATAATTGTACAATAA
- a CDS encoding ThiF family adenylyltransferase, producing the protein MGIEKGIFNRTSLLLGDDVMGNIYQKRVIIFGLGGVGSWCAESLVRSGIKELVLVDSDRVCVTNVNRQLMATTKTVGQVKVEVLKNRLLEINPHANIVALQDIYEEANTDKFQLDTFDYIIDAIDSLENKMQLLWHATRTKATVFSSMGAALKMDPTRIKVAEFWKVAGCPLARALRDKFKKKKMALKKKVLCVYSDELLKNRGKNSSCGTDACMCPKVRHERSEAELQNANLVDHEWCSSKAQINGTMAHSTAIFGFMIAGLVMQDIYKKALASAE; encoded by the coding sequence ATGGGAATCGAGAAAGGCATCTTTAACCGCACATCGCTCCTGCTCGGAGACGACGTGATGGGCAACATCTACCAGAAGCGCGTCATCATCTTCGGTCTCGGCGGAGTCGGCAGCTGGTGCGCCGAAAGCCTGGTGCGTTCCGGCATCAAGGAACTCGTGCTCGTCGATTCTGACCGCGTGTGCGTCACCAACGTGAACCGCCAACTGATGGCCACCACCAAAACCGTGGGCCAAGTCAAAGTCGAAGTCCTCAAGAATCGTTTGCTAGAAATCAACCCGCACGCCAACATTGTCGCACTGCAAGACATCTACGAAGAAGCGAATACGGACAAATTCCAACTGGACACCTTCGACTACATCATCGATGCCATCGACAGCCTCGAAAACAAGATGCAGCTGTTGTGGCACGCCACGCGCACAAAGGCCACGGTATTTTCTTCGATGGGGGCGGCCCTCAAAATGGACCCCACGCGAATCAAGGTCGCCGAATTCTGGAAAGTGGCCGGCTGCCCGCTCGCCCGTGCGCTACGCGACAAGTTCAAGAAAAAGAAAATGGCGCTCAAGAAAAAGGTACTGTGCGTCTACAGCGACGAACTCCTGAAAAACCGCGGCAAGAATTCCTCTTGCGGAACGGACGCCTGCATGTGCCCCAAGGTGCGCCACGAAAGAAGCGAAGCCGAACTCCAGAATGCAAACCTGGTCGATCACGAATGGTGCAGCAGTAAGGCGCAAATCAACGGCACCATGGCACACTCCACCGCTATTTTTGGATTCATGATTGCAGGCCTCGTGATGCAAGACATCTACAAGAAGGCCTTAGCAAGCGCCGAGTAA
- a CDS encoding phospholipase D-like domain-containing protein gives MSIFTKYIQNEEHYSEVISRIMSVRNNLWIGTADIKDVYVKQDGDAIPLLGQLATLLKRGVGVRLIHAKEPGPNFREDFDRFPILVTDLERVMCPRVHFKMMIFDLETAYIGSANLTGAGIGMKSSLRRNFEAGILTNDPALVEPAIEQFDTLWMGSHCKKCGRQEFCGDRIK, from the coding sequence ATGTCCATTTTCACTAAATACATCCAAAACGAAGAACACTATTCCGAAGTGATTTCACGAATCATGTCGGTCCGCAATAACTTGTGGATTGGTACTGCCGATATCAAGGATGTGTATGTGAAACAGGATGGTGATGCCATTCCGTTGCTGGGGCAACTTGCTACACTTTTGAAACGCGGCGTGGGCGTGCGTTTGATTCATGCGAAGGAGCCTGGCCCGAATTTTCGTGAGGACTTTGACCGGTTCCCGATTCTGGTGACGGATTTGGAACGCGTAATGTGTCCGCGAGTGCATTTCAAGATGATGATTTTCGATCTTGAAACCGCTTATATTGGCTCTGCGAATTTGACGGGTGCGGGAATCGGCATGAAAAGCTCTCTACGCCGTAACTTCGAGGCGGGAATCCTCACGAATGACCCTGCACTTGTTGAACCTGCTATAGAACAGTTCGATACGCTATGGATGGGCTCGCACTGCAAAAAATGTGGTCGCCAAGAATTCTGCGGCGACAGGATTAAGTAG